GCAGGATGTGCTCGCGCTCGATGTCCTCGACGCTGTAGTCGCCCCCCAGCCGGGGTGTCGAGGTGACCTGAGCAGCAACGCGCTCAGGCAACGCCGCGGGCTCGATGACCTGAGCCGGCCAGAGAATCACCGCTCGCTCGATCGCGTTGCGCAGCTCACGCACGTTGCCGGGCCAGGGGTACGAGAGGAGCGCTTCCTCCGCAGCCGGAGATAGCTCTGGAATGGGGCGGCGTGCGAGGCGGGCGGTGAACACGACGAATCGTCGCGCCAACCGCACGATGTCCTCTGGCCGCTCGCGCAGCGGCGGCACGCACAACTCCAGCACATTCAGGCGGTACAGCAGGTCTTCACGGAAATGGCCCGCCTTGACGTCGGCCTCCAGATCGCGGTTGGTCGCCGCGACGATACGGACATCGGCGCGTCGGGTTTGGTTCTCCCCTATCCGTTCGAACTGCTTCTCTTGAAGAAATCGCAGCAGCTTGGCTTGCAGTCCGAGGGAGATTTCCCCGATTTCGTCGAGAAACAGAGTGCCCCCTTCGGCCGCTTCCACACGCCCCGGTTGATCGCGCACCGCGCCGGTGAATGCCCCCTTCGTATGGCCGAAGAGTTCGCTGGCCAGGAGCTCCTCGGACAGCGTGGGACAGTTTACCACCACAAACGACTGCGCGCGGCGAGGACTCTGCGCGTGCAAGCAGCGTGCAAGTACGCCCTTGCCCGTACCATTCTCTCCGCGCAAGAGCACGGGGGCGTCCGACGTGGCGGCGCGGGCAATGAGGTCGAGGACCGCGCCCATCTTTGGTGACTGCGTTTCCAGGTCGGCATCCGGCACCGCCTCTTTCACCTGCTGCTCCAAGTCGGCGACCCGACGAACCATCGCGCGGCGCTGCGCCACTTGCTCAACCACGTGTTGAATCTGCGCCAGGCCAAAAGGCTTGGGCAGGTAATCTGTTGCTCCCCGCCGGATCGCCTCCACCGCCGTGTCGATGGTCGCATAGGCAGTCACCATGACGACGGTAAGCTCCGGACGCTGCGCCAGCAGCTGTGGAAGGAGGTCCAGACTGTTGGTATCGCCGAGGCGGAGGTCCAAGAACGCGAGGTCAAAGGCCTGCCGGGCCACTGCGCCGAGCGCGGCCTCTGCCGAGCCGACTGCGGTGACGTGACATCCCATGCCCTCCAGGCACATGGACAATGTCACGCGAATGTTCTTCTCGTCGTCGATGACTAGGACGGTCAGGGGGTGGGTTGGTAGCTCCGACGTCATGGCTCTGCGCCTCCACGGAACAGACTCACAGTTCGCTTCAACCCGCGGGCGTGACCTTGTTCGCCGCGAGCAGTTGCGCCTCCCGGTGATGCCACCTCCACTCCAAGCCCCCCGCGGCCAGCGCGCACACACAGCACGCTCCCCAGAGCGCCAGCAGTGCTTCCCGCATCTGCTCGGACCCCGCTTGCGGGAACACCATACAGAGGGCGATCAGGCCGCCGACTGCCGCCAGCAAGTGGACCCAGAACTGCCGGGCCGCCTTCGTGCGCTCGACTGCAATGTGG
This window of the Candidatus Binatia bacterium genome carries:
- a CDS encoding sigma-54 dependent transcriptional regulator; this translates as MTSELPTHPLTVLVIDDEKNIRVTLSMCLEGMGCHVTAVGSAEAALGAVARQAFDLAFLDLRLGDTNSLDLLPQLLAQRPELTVVMVTAYATIDTAVEAIRRGATDYLPKPFGLAQIQHVVEQVAQRRAMVRRVADLEQQVKEAVPDADLETQSPKMGAVLDLIARAATSDAPVLLRGENGTGKGVLARCLHAQSPRRAQSFVVVNCPTLSEELLASELFGHTKGAFTGAVRDQPGRVEAAEGGTLFLDEIGEISLGLQAKLLRFLQEKQFERIGENQTRRADVRIVAATNRDLEADVKAGHFREDLLYRLNVLELCVPPLRERPEDIVRLARRFVVFTARLARRPIPELSPAAEEALLSYPWPGNVRELRNAIERAVILWPAQVIEPAALPERVAAQVTSTPRLGGDYSVEDIEREHILRVIARAPTLEEAAKILGIESSTLWRKRKRYEEQTPGSHT